TAAAATCAATGGATCGATAAGGGCATTTTTTAGCATTAaagaaattctttgaaagaataaagGAATACAACCTCAAGATGAATCCATAAAAAATGTGTATTTGGAGCAACGAAAGACAAATTGCTAGGTTTTCTCGTTAGCGAGAGAGGGGTGGAAGTAgatcctaaaaaagaaaaaagccaTCATAGAAATGTTGGCACCAAGGATGGAGAAGGAACTCTGCGGATTCCTGGGTCGTATTCAATACATAAGTAGGTTCATATCTCGATTAACCATGATATACGAACCTATTTTCAAGCTCTTAAGAAAGGAAGAACCAAAGGACTAGAATAGAAAATGCCAAGATGCATTCATAAAAATTAAAGAGTATCTAGTACATCCACTTGTCCTTGTACCGCCAGTCCCGGGCGAACCCTTGTTGCTATATTTATCAGTGGAAAAAATATCCATGGGATCAATGATAGCACAACTCGAtcagaagaatggagaagaacatGCGATTTACTACTTAAGCAGGAAGTTTCTAGGGTATGAAACTCGCTATACTCCCTTAGAAAAGACCTGCAAATCTTTAGTCTGGGTAACTAAAAGGTTGAGGTATTATATGATCTCGCACTCAATTTGGCTTATCTCCAAAATGGACCCGATCAAGTACCTTTTTGAGAAGCCATCCTTGATTGGAAGAATGGTcaggtggttgttgttgttatcagaatttgacataacctATGTCAATCAAAAATCCATAAAGGGGCGAGCAATATCAGATCACTTAGTCGCGCATCCAACAACGTCAGATTCACGGCCCGTGGAAGATTTGTTTCCTGATGAAGAGTTGTGTCTCGTTAGAGAAAGTAAAGAAGCAGGATGGCAGTTATACTTTGATGGAGTTGCAAACCAGAAGGAATATGGAGCGGGTGTGTTGCTAGTAACTCCTGATGGGTCTCATTTACCTATGTCTTTCCGTCTAGAATTCAGTTGCACCAATAATATTGCAGAATACAAAGCATGCGCCATTGGTTTGGAAATGGCCTTATCTAAGGGTGCAGAAAGAATTAAAGTATTCGGAGACTCATCAGTAGTGATTTGTCAGACTCAAGGAAAGTGGAAAACAAGACATGACGAATTGAAACCCTATCAAGAGTATCTAGAGCAGATGATCAGGTGCTTTAAGAAAATCTCTTTCGAATATCTGCCAAAGGACAATAATAGATTTGTAGATGCTCTGGCTACTTTGGCCTCCATGTTAGAATATAATTCCCAAGCCAAAATATGACCTTTTTTGGTCGAAAGAAGGGCTGGTCTGGCATACAGAGAACCTGTAAACTTATTAACAGCAGACGGGAGGGTTTGGTTTGCACATGTGGTTGACTATATCAGAGAAAGGAAATATCCTAAATATTTCACAACAGGGGAAAAGATACGACTAAGGAAATATTTCACGCAGTTCATTCTTTAGGAGAATCTGCTATACAAGATATCTTATGATGGCATTCAATTGTTATGCGTGGATGAAGAGCAAGCTCAAGCCATCATGGAAGAAATCGATCAGGGGATCTGTGGACCACATATGAATGCGAAAATGCTCACCAAGAAGATATTCAGGTTGGGGTACTATTGGGCAACCATGAAAGCAGATTGTATCACCTTTATCAAGAAGTGTCACAGATGTTAAATATTTGCCAATGTCATACATATTTCTCCCACGGAGTTGCATTCGTTAAATGCTCCTTGGCCATTCTCATCTTGGGGGATAGATGTAATTGGGAAAATAACTCCGAAGACTTCTAATGGCCATGAATTTATTTTGGTCGCCattgactatttcaccaaatgggtggaggctcaatcttatgcaatCTTAATTGCCGCCAAGGTAGCAAAATTCATCAAAGAGAACATCATTTGCAAGTATGGTGTGCCTTATGAGTTGATTTCAGACCAAGGAAAGCACTTCCAAGGAAAGGCAGAAGAACTTTGCACTAAATTTGGTATAGAAAGGCACAGGTCTATGACATATAGACCACAAACCAATGGTGCAGTAGAGGCtgccaataaaaatataaaggtCATATTACAAAAAATGGCTGACACAAACAAGGATTGGGCAGAGAAGCTTCCATTAGCTTTATGGGCTTATCGAACATCTATCCGGACTTCGACCGGGGCACCCCCATATTCTCTAGTCTATGGAGTAGAGGTGGTTTTACCTATAGAAATACAAGTGCCTTCTCTCCGAGTACTGTTCAATAGTTAACTTCCTGAAGGAGAATGGATCAGAGCCCAGTATAAAGAAATTAACCTCTTGGATGAGAGAAGGATGAAAGCAAtagacaatctcaagaaatatcagcaaagaatggctagagCATTCAATAAAGGAGTGCGACCTCGGACATTGAGGTAGGGGATTTATTGCTGAGAGAGTAGAGGGCTCCGATTCATGACCCTCGAGGAAAGTTCCGACCTAATTGGAGCGTCCCATACAAGGTGAAGGCAATCTTACCAGGTAGCGCAGTTCGTCTCACGGATATAAACAGAGAAGACCCCTGGGGATTGGTCAATTGAAGAAATATTTTGTCTGAACCTTTGATcaacttgaactacgttcgacttGATTCCTTCTAAgagatacgtaggcaacttggcatgtCCAAGTAcgatctcaaaaaaaaaaaagaaaagaataaagggTATAGTGTCAGTTTATTACATAACTCTGCCAACCGGCATTTTCCCATGAAAATGGTAAATTTTGCCAATTGGCCTTCAAAATCCTCCCCGTGTATTCAACCTAGGGTTCATTTAAGGTCACTAAGAGCTGGTTACTAACTAAAAGACTGACCTTTTATCTAAGTTACTAATGGGATTTTCGATGCAGGTATTATGAGGGagccaaagaaaaaaaggttaGACGAACAGTTGTGTCAGTGGACTCTCTGTATGCATATGGATGGCTCTACGTTGCTAGAAGACATCAAGTTACCTATCCTAGGCAGAATCAGGTGTTTCAAGCTCCATCACGATTTAATTCAATCAAGATGTTTGAACCCTTAGCCGCATGTTTTTCATTTCGAAAGAGTTAAGATAGCcccaaccattgaagaattttgagcctGTATGCTATCACCTCCACCGGGAAGACTGTTTCACCCAACAGTGCAAAAAGGCCAATCCCACAGAGAATTAGAAAGCTTCTTCAGATTAAGCAAGAAGGAAATTAAGCAAGTTCTTCactatgacaaggtggatgcagTGAAAGTGATCAAGATCTTTACCAATAGCAGGTCAGAAGAAGAATCTCGAGTCCAAAGCAGGAAGAGGGCTTATCTCTTTTGCATAATCAGAAGGTATCTCTTGAGAGCTCCGAGGAAAGGCATGCTTCCCATGATAGCGAAGGTGGTGGAGCAGATTGAGGAAGGATGCGACATTGTTCCCACAGTTTTGGCAGAAACTTTCAAGGGTTTGGACTCCATGTGTCATTCCCAGAAATATGGGACAAATTTCTTTTATGGGTCTCCAGCAATATTCCAGATGTGGTTATTGGAAAAATTATGACTGGTACAACCCATTCGATGTAATAATCTTCAATCCACACATTACCAGACAAAGAGAGAAACTCCAGGGTTTTATGAAATCCAAGACTAGGAGGATTATTGGGACTGCCATTGGATGAAGGAAAAATTGAAGGCACCAGAAACACAAGGGTGTAACTATGTGAGAATGATGGGTTTAACTCATAACAGCTTCTATATACCTTCTCTAATGTCTCAAGAACAAGAGCAAGTTGAGCTGAGGAACTTCAAGGCTCTAAAGGTTATGACCGAAGAGTTGGTGATCCTTTTATCCGAATTATGGTGGAATTATGTTGTAAACAAGTGATGACGGTTTAATATTTTGCCCTTTTGCTTCCCTTTTCCAAGTAATCAAAATTTTAACAGAGAATGCATTGGTTCTGGGAATTGTGTCTCTatagaggaagaaggaaattcTAATTAAATCCATTTTTGTTTGTCTAACAATATacaaaacacacaaaaaaaaaaagagaagaaaggaatgtACATATAAATGtaagatacaaaaaaaaatgatgaacaaTTTATTTTTACAAGATAATAAACAAGATAAGGGGAAAGGAGTCAGAGGTCCAGATCATCAACTGAGAGATTGTCGTCACTCGACCACTCCCAGATCCACCCCCTGCAACGGGAGGGTCTCTATCTCTAGTCTGGCCTCCACCAGGTCAGCTTGATACCTCTTAGACTCAGCCCGATACCTCTCAGCCTCCCCCTGATAGAAGGCAGACTGTCCCTTCtgtgaaagaaaaggaaaaatgtaAGAGATTGAGccaagtaaaaaaataataataaaaaaagaaaagaaatgaagaaaattcaTCAGAAGCCTTACCCAGTACTGGGTCATCTCAACCCTCGAGATCATGGCCTCATCCATGCTGCACATCATACGCCGCATGTCTTGCAGCACTAACCTGAAACCTCAACAAATTAGCCTCTAacctaaaattaaaaaaagagagagaagaagagcgGGGGGGTAAGGATTCTTACCCCATCATATGGAAGAGGAAGGTTGAGATCATCATCGGGAGTTTGGGGAGGAGGTAGTATCATATCAGGCCTCCCGGGCTTGATCTATTGGATAGTCCACGGGCTGTAACCCTCGATATGGTCATCCATATCGGCTATCCCACGTCGAGGCTCCCCCTGAAGTCCTAGACTCAAAATGACCGGCAGCAGTCCTAGAAGCATGAGACGACTGCTTGCCACCAAAGCCCCTCGGAAGAGGGTACGACCAGGGTACTGCAAAGGAGAAGTAAGATTAATaacaataaaagaaaggaaaaaaaaaaaaaaagggaaatagaaAGGTTAAGTTTTTTTGCCTTACCTGAGGACCTCCTTTGGTGAAAGGAACGCAGACTGTCTCCCTGACAAGGAAGGCACCGTAGTTGCCCTCATCCAGGTTTAGGTGGGCCACCTCCTCCCCCACCCTCCAGTGTGTAATCTCCTCTAGAGGGAGGAGCTCGAGATGTTGCATCCGAGCTGGACGAAGGCAGGAGACATACCTCAACTCAGACCACTAGAGCGACACTCGCTCCCCCAAGTAAAAAGAATACCCCCAGAGCCCCTAGAACAACATCTATTACGAGCAGAGAGCAGTAGCCCTATCGTACATCTTAGGCTCGGGGAGGTACTCTACGAGATAGGGCTAGAAGGCAACCTGCAAGAGAAATGTTGAAGGTtagtaaattaaaataaaagaaaggggggaaaagaCTAAGGATTGATGTTTTGGGAACTTACATCCTCGAACCTCAACTTGTTCAAGAGGATGCAAACCAAGGGCAGGTCCTTATGTCGACCGCTCTTGGGGCAAATCCCCTTGACCCAACGGGCTGCTCGGGGGAAGGAAGGTTCAGGGTTATCGCCTGGCTAGAAGGAGAGAATCTGGAACCAAAGAACCTCATAGCTTCATGTCTGCAAAAGAAgtacatataaaaataaataagaagaagatgaccaaataaaaacaaaatagaaggaTACGTGTTGGTTTTCTTACCCAGAGGACATAGGTGCAGCCGATGAGGTTTGGAGACCCCACGACCAAGAAATCCATCATGCACAAGAAATGTGCATATGCGGAGCCTCCCCAATCGTACTTTGTCGCTTGATCAAAGTCCTCGAAGAAGCGGCAGTAGGCGAGATTAGAGATCAGCTTGATCATGTCGCTAAACACGACCTCTGTTAGCAAGCAGAGCAGGAAGCACCTGGCCAGCTGATCTTGCTCTCGGGGAGACAACTCATTGGCCACCACCCTCTCCCTCTAATGCAATCGAAGAATGTTGGTGGATATCCCCCATTTGGTCGCAGGGATCCCCAGAATATCGTGGTAGTAGTCGAGGCGATCATGCTGGTCCACCGCCGTCAGTGTAACGGGCTCCCCTCTGAAGGACAGCCCGGTGATCATGTAAAAGTTGAGAGGTGTGAGGGTCACCTCTCTACTGGTAGGTGGAAGAagtgggtgctcggccaccacctctccacgAGCACACGAGCAGTCATGTTGTCCAGATCCTGGGAGCTGTGGGCAGCTATGTGCCCTAAGCCAGTCCGCTGCACTCTCAATCGGACCTGGGGGTAGAGCTCCTTGTACCATGAGTGCACCTTATTGGTGcagtagtacttctttaggTCAGAAAGTGGCCTCTTctgcacacaaaaaaaaaaaaaataaaagaatctttgttagtaccaaaataaagaacataaaaggaaataattaattaaagtcTTAAGATAGGTTTTGTctcattttgcatgccaaagggtacctagggtggtatctaatggtGTTGTCTCATTTTACGTGCCAAAGGGTGCCTAGGTTGGTATCTAGAGGTCTTGCCTTGTTTTACGTGCCAaagggtacctagggtggttgatgagcacatttatgtgtgaaatcttagggtcataaagcatgcatttttatacttggaacagagctactcgaggtttttgtttgtatttttaggttttaggtgaattcttgtgaaaatggagcaaatgatgctaaggagcaGTTTtaaagctgtttagtggtgtttggcagtagctgGAAGCGCTCAGGAgttaagaaaataaagtttggattgagcactgaaagaatcatgccaatcagtcaaatttgaacgtgaGTATAGTGGGcctttagcataattttgaggtgttgatagtatggatgcatagcccgtTGAGTCAgtttcgcaacggttcaaacagcacttaattttgagttgaaacgaagaagttacggccgttttcgtaacgacacgcgaaaatggcatgacactgttttcattttttatgataggggtttgtttgtaattattaaaaattgACCGGAGAcaagtaaagcagaagttcggattcgaggggcCATAGCACAATTAACAAAAGTTGTCTTAAAATTCAAGTAGCCACCGATCCAAAGGCTGATATCAAGTCCGATTTTTAGAGGCAGATCTGACGGCCTGGGAATCGTGCCATGACGCAGAAGCTCCGCGTACGTGCCTATATCACGATAAATACGGAACTGACTTTTCTGTTAGccaaaagattctatttggaaggctctggagcagtccaacttcaacttgagatatcttgggctcccgaattccaaattgggcaaaatttgggtctagtttgggtgatttttcgcaaggaacataacagtgaggcctatatcAGCACCCTATGCTCCACGTTGTTTTAAAGGACAGAATggaaatttaattaattcttgaaaaAAGGAATCCCAGTcatcacacactctctctccccaCCAAATTTTCAGGGGCATTATGGGAATTTGACTAATGATAGATATCTTGTGaggaatattctctcatccttggaaaattgaaaattcaaaGATTGAGGGAGCCTTGttcacattacttggagaagatacttgcaagaaaaaggaaacacaagagtcaaattggaaagctctttttttagaaaatagcaggtGTATTGAGCTAGGAACTTGTATCTtctactttccattttttttctttttcttggcaaCTAAGCTTTGATGTAAAAGGAAGGTGGAGCCCACTCAAAATCGTGGAGATCctccctccttctctctctcttcccctctcttcccctctcttccttctcctttcacTATAAATTCATAAGGGGTTGGGGCTGTTTAGAATGTTAATTGCTAAGAGAATttttagtcttcttcttctttttggcttctagttttctagctttgcttttatgaattttatttccatggttccaattatttttatgGAAGTTTAATTCAAGGTTTGTTCCTCAAttatggttgtaatctctttAATATTTAGCTTCTAGTTTttgttttaagctttctagttctaggtttctaattcttgtgagaggacttggagatttggaagaggaaggcatgcaagttaattcaattttttgaagCTTCATCAACAACTTTCATCCAATGCTCAATCAACACATTTAATTGTTTGTTTGGTAGAAAGGAGTATCaatctattattttttctttctcttattcttattctcttatttcttccattccctttattttattcccACTCTCATCCCCTCCTTTTCCTCCATTctgttaggatttttttttttttttttactctcaTCTTCATGTCTTATGTTAGATTCTTagtttaataatttttattttatttttcagatttggtagatgCGAATTCAAGTGTGGTTGAGAAAGCTAATCAAGTTCAGTCTGGTCAAGCAATCTTCgggttttatttctttgatctcttggatttatttttctttgtttgtctgTGGCTGTGGTGATTTTAATCCGTCAATCTCGTAATCTACATTAGTTTTTTATAGGTTAGATGATGAACGGTTAGGACGTCAATTCGGTAGATGCATGTGTAGGACCGTTAATTTAGTTTaatctttaatttatttaatcatCTTAATCTGGTTCACTTTGTGTTACTTTaaatgagtaagatagagtggcttatctccttgtgttcgacccgtagctacaattgacctatacacttgcggtattattttttGACAAACAGTGGTATCTAATGGTTTTGTctcattttgcatgccaaagggtAACTAGGATGGTATCTAATAGTTTATCTCATTTTGTGTGCCAAAAGGTACCTAGGGTAGTATCTAATGATTTTGTCTCGTTTTACATGCCAAAGGATACCCAAGCTGGTATCTGGAGGTCTCGCCtcgttttgcatgccaaaggttacctaggatggtatctaatGGTTTTGTCTCATTTTGTACGCCAAAGGATACCTAAGTTGGTATCTGGAGGTCTCGCCTCGTCTTGCATGCCAAAGAGTACCTAGGGTGATATCTAAGGTGGTGTCTAATGGTTTTGTCtcgttttgcatgccaaaaggtaCCTAGGGTGATATCTAATGGTTTTGTCTTATTTTGCACGCCAAAGGATAGCTAAGTTGGTATATGGAGATCTCGCCTTATTTTGTGTGCCAAAGGGTGCCTAGGGTAGTATCTAATGATTTTGTCTCGTTTTACGTACCAAAGGGTGCCTAGGTCGGTGTTTGGAGGGCTCGCCTAGTTTTATGTGCCAAGaggtacctagggtggtatctaatggtCTGGTCTTgttttacatgccaaaagacgcctaggatggtatctactGACCCCGCTTTGTTTTTACACTAAAGGGTATCTAATCTAAAATTAATTgcataaattcaaaaaaataataataaacaatagTATTAAATAAATTATGGTCGCATGAATGATACCCATATCGGTGGAGACTGCCATGATATGTGGCTGCAGATGTGGCGACCGGTATCCCTCAGTGTGTCTCCGATCACGTACCATCCAGCCCGAGTGTCCTCAATGGTCGTGGCCAGTAGGGGTCCATCAGTGGAGTATCGGGCGCGTCTATGAAAAGCCATCAGCGAGTGGAAGTCTAAGATgaggagaaggaggagcagAGCTTCGCTAAGACGAAAGGAGGTGAGAAGGGTTGAAAATgaccctttatttatagaaataGCAGCTCCTGACCACGGCGCCGTGTCTTTGACCACGGCGTCGTGAATAGGCTCTGCCACCCATTTCACAGCGCCGTGAACATCCCCCACGATGCtatgacccaaaaaaaaaggtttttttttaggtgGTGCCCTCCGGTACCACATCACCTGATTTTCAGTCGAGTGGtaccacatcaccctcaattatttgattttcgatcgagtggtgccacaTTACCCTTAATTGTCTGatttttggtcgagtggtgccacaTCATCCTCGGTTGTCTAATTTCCGGTCGAATGGCATCAAATCACCCTCAATTGTCTGATTTTTTATCgagtggtgccacatcacctgattttcggtcgagtggcatAACCCTCAATTGTCTGATTTTTGGTCAAGTgatgccacatcaccctcaattgtCTGATTTCCGATTGAGTGGTtccacatcaccctcaattgtCTACTTTTTGGTCGAGTGGCaccacatcaccctcaattgtCTAATTTTTTATCGAGTGGTGCCACATCATCCTCAATTGTCTGATTTCCGATCGAGTggtgccatatcaccctcaATTGTCTGATTTTCGGTCAAGTGGTATcacatcaccctcaattgtCTGATTTTCGGTCAAGTAGTGCCACATTACGCTTTGTCTGATTTTCAGTCGAGTGGTGCCAAATCACCCTCACATGTTAGACATCTGGTTAAGGAGTTCCACATTACCCTCGAATGATTTGGTTTCATCCGAGTTTTCTCTTGGACTTTATCTAAAGATTTCATCATGATTAACCGCTtgcaactctgccgcctttgcACAAAGCATCAGCaatacatgctcttggtgacaaaatcagtcgttcttttatctttgcccTATGACTGTAGGCATAGGCCTCaaccaaagaggggcaaactgtagacacgaaattttgccaccacccctaacgatga
The nucleotide sequence above comes from Telopea speciosissima isolate NSW1024214 ecotype Mountain lineage chromosome 3, Tspe_v1, whole genome shotgun sequence. Encoded proteins:
- the LOC122655157 gene encoding uncharacterized protein Mb2253c-like, with protein sequence MDPIKYLFEKPSLIGRMVRWLLLLSEFDITYVNQKSIKGRAISDHLVAHPTTSDSRPVEDLFPDEELCLVRESKEAGWQLYFDGVANQKEYGAGVLLVTPDGSHLPMSFRLEFSCTNNIAEYKACAIGLEMALSKGAERIKVFGDSSVVICQTQGKWKTRHDELKPYQEYLEQMIRCFKKISFEYLPKDNNRFVDALATLASMLEYNSQAKI